The following coding sequences lie in one Microcoleus sp. bin38.metabat.b11b12b14.051 genomic window:
- a CDS encoding phycobilisome protein translates to MQLSERAKQLIPKARIVSFATWKNLYPDEVITIFQKADDESRYLTDADLENIKNLLPNTSLMLEQARLLREQAPHLVSNAREKVLADFPNIAEPGNDLYPPERAEACWRDFWHFLRSVSYSIAAKNPEFTSQAGLENMELLYQELRVPVAAMLCGLEQLKTVCLQHFSSEEQDLSGLCFDNLIAGLKQFSQA, encoded by the coding sequence ATGCAACTAAGTGAAAGAGCCAAACAATTAATTCCCAAAGCCAGAATCGTCAGCTTTGCCACTTGGAAAAACCTCTATCCAGATGAAGTTATCACCATTTTTCAAAAGGCTGACGATGAAAGTAGATATCTCACCGACGCAGATTTAGAAAATATCAAAAATCTGCTTCCCAATACATCTTTAATGTTAGAACAAGCCAGATTGCTGCGAGAGCAAGCTCCTCATCTTGTATCCAATGCCAGGGAAAAAGTGTTAGCCGACTTTCCTAATATCGCCGAACCAGGTAATGACCTCTATCCTCCAGAACGCGCCGAAGCCTGTTGGCGAGATTTTTGGCATTTCCTGCGCTCTGTCTCCTATAGCATAGCAGCGAAAAATCCTGAATTTACCAGTCAAGCCGGACTAGAAAACATGGAACTACTTTATCAAGAATTGCGAGTTCCCGTGGCGGCGATGCTCTGTGGATTAGAACAGTTGAAAACAGTCTGTTTACAGCACTTTAGTTCTGAGGAACAGGATTTATCTGGTCTTTGTTTTGACAATTTAATCGCAGGCTTAAAACAGTTCAGTCAAGCTTGA
- a CDS encoding phycobilisome rod-core linker polypeptide: MSSLTATFVNDPVELRSNATEDDLQLVIRAAYRQVLGNAHLMESQRLTSAESLLRNGDITVREFVRQVAKSELYQSLFFNTNSPYRFIELNCKHLLGRAPLEQTEIAQHVQTCNSKGYGAEIDSYIDSDDYTQNFGENVVPYPRSIRSQTGIKNVGFNRMVSLLGGASTSDTSNKPQLIATVASNIPQKIKLYSIGSSGTSSTTGKRFRIVAGKSGGAKVRTSNISYEVGYAQLSRQIQSIQKSGGKIISITEVS; encoded by the coding sequence ATGTCCAGTTTAACAGCAACTTTCGTAAATGACCCAGTAGAACTGCGCTCTAATGCAACGGAAGACGACTTACAGTTAGTAATTCGCGCTGCTTACCGCCAAGTATTAGGAAACGCCCACTTGATGGAAAGCCAGCGTCTCACCAGCGCCGAATCCTTACTCCGCAATGGCGATATTACAGTACGCGAATTTGTCAGACAAGTGGCAAAATCAGAACTCTATCAATCTCTGTTTTTTAACACCAATTCCCCCTATCGGTTTATTGAGTTAAACTGCAAGCATTTGCTCGGTCGCGCTCCTCTGGAACAAACAGAAATTGCTCAGCACGTCCAAACTTGCAACAGCAAAGGCTACGGAGCAGAAATCGATTCTTACATTGATAGTGACGATTATACCCAAAATTTTGGCGAAAATGTCGTTCCCTATCCTCGCAGCATTCGCAGCCAAACTGGCATCAAGAATGTCGGTTTTAATCGGATGGTTTCTTTGCTCGGAGGAGCATCCACTAGCGATACCAGCAATAAGCCTCAGTTAATTGCGACTGTTGCCAGCAATATACCTCAAAAAATCAAACTTTATAGCATTGGTTCCAGTGGAACTTCTAGCACTACTGGCAAGCGTTTTCGGATTGTGGCGGGCAAATCTGGTGGTGCTAAAGTCAGAACGAGCAACATCAGCTATGAAGTTGGCTATGCTCAACTTTCTCGGCAAATTCAGAGTATCCAAAAAAGTGGTGGCAAAATTATCAGCATTACTGAAGTTAGCTAA
- a CDS encoding pentapeptide repeat-containing protein → MALRQHSFFLSEPLTLTEVLQAIEHSKSLAQTNLQGINLSQMDLSGIDLSGANLIGASLSKTNFQGANLQGVDFRRANLRDANLSGANLQESYFFRADLQGCNLAGAKLEGAKFKLALYDSKTIWPEGFNYQKSEAIGPKASLSGAFLNAANLRGADLSYCNLRGAYLSGADLTGANLEGAALSGANLQNAFLTGAYLRNAMLIGVELQGADLRAADLTGANLDQLQSIAGADFSLVQGLTAEARAMLCSRDSKELGTWNCFTRNNTAQSLAN, encoded by the coding sequence ATGGCACTTCGTCAACACTCATTTTTCCTCTCAGAGCCCCTGACTCTCACAGAAGTCTTACAAGCTATTGAACACAGTAAAAGCCTAGCTCAAACCAACCTCCAGGGAATCAACCTCAGCCAAATGGATTTATCCGGGATTGATTTGAGCGGAGCAAATTTGATTGGCGCCAGCCTCAGCAAAACGAATTTCCAAGGCGCCAATCTCCAGGGAGTTGACTTTCGGCGCGCCAATCTCCGAGACGCCAATTTAAGCGGAGCAAATTTACAAGAAAGTTATTTTTTTCGAGCTGATTTACAAGGTTGCAATCTAGCCGGTGCCAAACTAGAAGGAGCTAAATTCAAACTAGCTTTATATGATAGCAAGACCATTTGGCCGGAAGGATTTAATTATCAAAAATCCGAAGCTATTGGGCCAAAAGCTAGTTTGAGCGGGGCTTTTTTGAATGCAGCCAATCTCCGAGGAGCGGATTTGAGTTACTGTAATTTGCGAGGTGCTTATCTCAGCGGAGCAGATTTAACGGGAGCAAATTTAGAGGGAGCGGCTTTAAGCGGGGCTAATCTTCAGAATGCTTTTTTGACTGGTGCTTATTTGCGGAATGCGATGTTAATTGGAGTTGAATTGCAGGGCGCAGATTTACGGGCGGCTGATTTGACAGGAGCGAATTTAGACCAGTTGCAAAGTATTGCGGGTGCTGATTTTAGCTTAGTACAAGGATTGACTGCGGAAGCCAGGGCGATGCTTTGCAGTCGCGATTCCAAGGAATTAGGTACTTGGAATTGTTTTACTCGGAATAATACAGCTCAAAGTCTTGCAAACTAA
- a CDS encoding phycoerythrobilin:ferredoxin oxidoreductase has product MTLYQPFLDYAIPLLRERLDLAPYPIPTGFEKKECITGKGKKEQLVVTTSYAFQSPKLRQIRAAHVEGGDALQVLNFVIFPQINYDLPFFGADLVTLPGGHLIALDMQPLFHDAAYQKQYSEPILPIFNKYQKDLPWGGDFPEEAKPFFSPAFLWTRPKETEAVQTLVFDAFKDYLQAYLDLVDRAQPVTDSERLAEILQAQRNYINYRAAKDPARGMFLRFYGEEWTEEYIHGFLFDLERHL; this is encoded by the coding sequence ATGACTCTCTATCAGCCTTTTTTAGATTACGCGATTCCACTACTAAGGGAGCGACTTGATTTAGCTCCCTATCCGATTCCGACCGGTTTTGAAAAAAAAGAATGTATCACGGGGAAAGGAAAAAAAGAGCAGTTGGTTGTCACTACTAGCTATGCTTTTCAATCCCCAAAACTGCGGCAGATTCGGGCGGCTCATGTTGAGGGTGGTGATGCTCTTCAGGTACTGAATTTTGTGATTTTCCCGCAAATTAATTATGATTTGCCTTTTTTTGGGGCGGATTTGGTGACTTTGCCGGGGGGACATTTGATTGCTTTGGATATGCAGCCGCTTTTTCACGATGCGGCTTATCAGAAGCAATACTCAGAGCCAATTTTACCGATTTTTAACAAGTATCAAAAAGATTTGCCCTGGGGGGGAGATTTTCCTGAAGAGGCAAAACCTTTCTTTTCTCCGGCTTTTCTGTGGACTCGTCCGAAGGAAACTGAGGCTGTGCAGACTCTGGTGTTTGATGCTTTTAAGGATTATCTACAAGCTTATCTCGATTTAGTCGATCGCGCGCAACCAGTCACTGACAGCGAGAGATTGGCCGAGATTCTTCAGGCGCAACGCAATTATATCAACTATCGGGCGGCTAAAGATCCTGCTAGGGGAATGTTTCTGCGCTTTTATGGTGAGGAGTGGACTGAGGAGTATATTCACGGTTTTCTTTTCGACTTGGAACGGCATTTATAG
- a CDS encoding CpeR family transcriptional regulator: MVLPPIADKKMQAWIRSRHLIFSGQFLIFETLDYPAVDRFEECITSLGGCLISVEPLKRVWMGNHRQVMLYQAKGSLHTPHHELRQYWFKYGSFQTRFDERV; encoded by the coding sequence ATGGTATTACCTCCTATAGCCGACAAAAAAATGCAGGCTTGGATACGAAGTCGTCACCTAATTTTCTCAGGTCAATTTTTGATTTTTGAAACTTTAGACTACCCAGCAGTTGACAGATTTGAGGAATGTATTACGAGTTTAGGAGGATGCTTGATTTCTGTGGAACCTCTCAAACGAGTGTGGATGGGAAATCACAGACAAGTGATGCTCTATCAAGCGAAAGGAAGTTTGCATACACCTCATCACGAACTGCGACAATACTGGTTCAAATATGGTAGTTTTCAGACTAGATTTGATGAGAGAGTTTAA
- a CDS encoding 15,16-dihydrobiliverdin:ferredoxin oxidoreductase: protein MFKPFQQFLEKELFDNFALESRPIPSGLESVVSERGKNPATIQSWCYECPELRKIRYTYIDAGETAQIFNSVIYPNHNYDVPLLGIDFLAFGQKKILVVIDFQPLFRDRPYIDKYIEPLTEIRAKYSSLVQDLEMKFYDANQYFSKNLLFAKTDAETVVNQLFPAYQEYVQLYWKMLQQATPLTTPEEVQRIVKAQKDYDQYSAERDPASGLFGSYFGHEWSERFLYEFLFEDAVPLAVPAGTK, encoded by the coding sequence ATGTTTAAGCCATTTCAGCAATTTCTAGAAAAAGAACTGTTTGACAACTTTGCACTAGAGAGCCGTCCCATTCCCTCTGGATTGGAGTCTGTGGTGAGTGAAAGAGGTAAAAATCCCGCCACGATTCAAAGTTGGTGCTATGAATGCCCAGAATTGAGAAAAATTCGCTACACCTACATCGATGCTGGGGAAACGGCGCAAATTTTCAATAGTGTGATTTATCCAAACCACAATTACGATGTGCCGTTGCTAGGGATAGATTTTTTAGCGTTTGGACAAAAGAAAATCTTGGTAGTGATCGATTTTCAGCCGTTATTTCGCGATCGGCCTTACATAGATAAGTATATCGAACCATTGACCGAAATTCGAGCTAAATACAGCTCGTTGGTACAAGACTTAGAAATGAAGTTTTATGATGCCAACCAGTATTTTTCCAAAAATTTGCTTTTTGCCAAAACCGACGCCGAAACAGTAGTCAACCAATTGTTTCCCGCCTATCAAGAATACGTCCAGTTGTACTGGAAAATGCTACAGCAAGCTACTCCCCTGACAACTCCCGAAGAAGTTCAGCGGATTGTGAAAGCACAGAAAGATTACGACCAGTATAGTGCAGAAAGAGACCCCGCATCCGGGCTATTCGGCAGCTATTTTGGCCATGAATGGTCAGAGCGCTTTTTGTACGAGTTTTTGTTTGAAGATGCTGTTCCCTTAGCGGTTCCCGCCGGGACAAAATAA
- a CDS encoding HEAT repeat domain-containing protein yields the protein MDIHEIEASLENSDFQYRLKAIAALKDYTPEIAVPLLKARLNDPEFLVRTFVSRAFGQQQTAESFAALLQIMKFDNTPNVRAEAANSLSLFGRCAASHLVLTFVQDDHWLVRRSILGALVDMECYNELFEVCVEALAGEDMTTQEAAVDALGALARSSQEQAALARLLVLAGSEYEGIRQHTASALKHFDAPEAKEVLSQLRQDSHHRVVGAALENLLENN from the coding sequence ATGGATATTCACGAAATTGAAGCGTCTCTAGAAAATTCTGATTTTCAATATCGACTCAAGGCGATCGCAGCTCTGAAAGATTATACACCAGAGATTGCCGTTCCTTTGCTAAAAGCTCGACTCAACGATCCAGAATTTTTAGTACGCACCTTTGTCAGTAGGGCGTTTGGACAGCAACAAACCGCCGAATCTTTCGCGGCTTTGCTGCAAATCATGAAATTTGATAACACTCCGAATGTGCGCGCCGAAGCTGCAAATTCCCTGTCCCTGTTTGGTAGGTGTGCTGCGTCTCATTTAGTGCTGACTTTTGTTCAAGATGACCACTGGCTGGTGCGTCGCAGCATTCTGGGGGCGCTGGTAGATATGGAGTGCTACAACGAACTTTTTGAGGTATGTGTCGAAGCGTTAGCTGGGGAAGATATGACGACGCAGGAAGCGGCGGTGGATGCACTCGGTGCTTTGGCCCGAAGCAGCCAGGAACAAGCTGCACTTGCTCGGTTGTTGGTGCTGGCTGGTTCTGAGTATGAAGGGATTCGCCAGCACACTGCATCGGCTTTGAAACATTTTGATGCTCCCGAGGCGAAGGAGGTGTTGAGTCAACTGCGCCAAGACTCTCACCATCGAGTGGTTGGTGCGGCTTTAGAAAATTTGCTTGAGAACAATTAA